The following proteins come from a genomic window of Nocardioides albertanoniae:
- a CDS encoding YciI family protein → MEFFCFHRDRPGSTPLRTQMAEEHWTYMDRFAETMIARGPTFTGEDTLTGSVHILSLPDAAAARAFAYEEPGYQAGASRDVTLRRWHNTLGRTMWDFSGGRPELNRYLVLGFTEPATHSPDLPRGEELIACGPLLSDDGATTLGAAVLLQTTDAQSARAVLSPDHFLGVEVHQWEFGGRPA, encoded by the coding sequence ATGGAGTTCTTCTGCTTTCACCGCGACCGCCCGGGATCCACACCGCTGCGCACCCAGATGGCCGAAGAGCACTGGACCTACATGGACCGGTTCGCCGAGACGATGATCGCCAGAGGTCCGACCTTCACCGGCGAGGACACCCTGACCGGAAGCGTGCACATCCTCAGCCTTCCTGACGCCGCCGCAGCTCGCGCGTTCGCCTACGAGGAGCCCGGCTACCAGGCCGGCGCCAGTCGGGACGTGACGCTGCGGCGATGGCACAACACCCTCGGGCGCACGATGTGGGACTTCAGCGGCGGCAGGCCTGAGCTCAACCGCTACCTCGTGCTCGGGTTCACCGAGCCTGCGACCCACTCCCCCGACCTCCCCCGTGGCGAAGAGCTGATCGCCTGCGGACCCCTCCTGTCCGACGACGGCGCCACCACGCTCGGGGCGGCCGTGCTCCTCCAGACCACCGACGCACAGTCGGCGCGGGCGGTGCTCTCCCCTGATCACTTCCTCGGTGTCGAGGTTCACCAGTGGGAGTTCGGCGGGCGTCCGGCGTAG
- a CDS encoding class I SAM-dependent methyltransferase: protein MTAAATSTLTQAQARTWLERWDRQQEYYIPDREQRFDVVVDVVADVVHRDDPLVIDLGIGPGSLAHRLLDRIPGASIVGVDADPLLMRLGATARPDDRIRTVLADLRSAGWYDELGLERAPDAYVSSTALHWMDRGPLRDLIHVCRRNLTPGGVFVDADHLYESPERTSRLDLLGQALTQQRIERAGVLENEDWQGWWDAVEEAPELVGLVTERDGGLDHTITDRATAGDYLDFLGEAGFTDVGVVWQYGDDRVVVGLA, encoded by the coding sequence ATGACCGCTGCAGCGACCTCGACTCTCACCCAGGCCCAGGCTCGGACGTGGCTCGAGCGATGGGACCGGCAGCAGGAGTACTACATCCCCGATCGCGAGCAGCGCTTCGATGTGGTGGTCGACGTGGTGGCCGATGTCGTGCATCGCGACGACCCGCTGGTGATCGACCTCGGCATCGGACCCGGCTCGTTGGCACACCGTCTCCTCGACCGGATCCCGGGCGCGAGCATCGTCGGGGTCGACGCCGACCCGCTGCTGATGCGGCTCGGCGCCACGGCCCGCCCCGACGACCGGATCCGCACAGTGCTCGCCGATCTGCGCTCTGCCGGGTGGTACGACGAGCTCGGCCTCGAGCGCGCACCCGATGCGTACGTGAGCTCGACCGCGCTGCACTGGATGGACCGGGGACCGCTGCGCGACCTCATCCACGTCTGCCGCCGCAACCTCACCCCTGGCGGCGTCTTCGTCGACGCCGACCACCTCTACGAGTCACCGGAGCGCACCTCGCGCCTCGACCTGCTCGGCCAGGCACTGACCCAGCAGCGCATCGAGCGGGCTGGCGTCTTGGAGAACGAGGACTGGCAAGGCTGGTGGGACGCGGTCGAGGAAGCGCCTGAGCTGGTCGGCCTGGTCACCGAGCGCGACGGCGGTCTCGACCACACCATCACCGATCGCGCCACGGCGGGCGACTATCTCGACTTCCTCGGCGAAGCCGGCTTCACCGACGTCGGGGTCGTATGGCAGTACGGCGACGACCGGGTCGTCGTCGGACTCGCCTGA
- a CDS encoding ABC transporter substrate-binding protein, with protein sequence MRPAAFIAIAALTAGLLSACGNESETDTTGTADGYPVTVENCGVEVTFDKPPERVFIANSAPVQYLASLDLLDRLASRAGQFPTAYYSSETAAAIEKVPSLTEKLTPDGHLNISQEEIIAQDPDLVLGLPEGITRESLDAAGIPVLVEPSFCPDGIDRPGYDVVYDQMQLYGKVFDHTDQADEAVATLRERIEQVEAGLPRQEERTAAVLWPYRGQGTVGAYGKQSMADPQLTTLGYTNVFGDVDQRVFETTMEQLLDRDPDIIVLLHTDGTEAEIEQALLDLPGADQLTAVRTGQVMVQLFNFTEPPTPLVLDGLEHIAARFNGS encoded by the coding sequence ATGCGCCCAGCCGCCTTCATCGCCATCGCCGCCCTCACCGCAGGGCTGCTCAGCGCCTGTGGCAACGAATCCGAGACCGACACCACCGGCACCGCCGACGGCTACCCGGTCACGGTCGAGAACTGTGGCGTCGAGGTGACCTTCGACAAACCCCCGGAGCGGGTCTTCATCGCCAACAGCGCCCCGGTGCAGTATCTCGCCAGCCTGGACCTGCTCGACCGCCTGGCCTCTCGGGCAGGGCAGTTCCCGACTGCTTACTACTCCTCCGAGACCGCTGCGGCCATCGAGAAGGTGCCGTCGCTCACCGAGAAGCTCACCCCGGACGGCCACCTCAACATCTCCCAGGAGGAGATCATCGCCCAAGACCCCGACCTCGTGCTCGGGCTGCCCGAAGGCATCACCCGGGAGTCGCTGGATGCTGCAGGCATCCCCGTGCTCGTCGAGCCGAGCTTCTGCCCAGATGGCATCGACCGTCCCGGCTACGACGTCGTCTACGACCAGATGCAGCTCTACGGAAAGGTCTTCGACCACACGGACCAGGCCGACGAAGCCGTAGCGACGCTCCGCGAGCGGATCGAACAGGTCGAGGCAGGGCTCCCGCGTCAGGAGGAACGCACAGCCGCAGTGCTCTGGCCCTACCGAGGCCAGGGCACGGTCGGCGCGTACGGGAAGCAGAGCATGGCCGACCCACAGCTGACCACGCTCGGCTACACCAACGTCTTCGGCGACGTCGACCAGCGGGTCTTCGAGACCACCATGGAGCAGCTCCTCGACCGCGATCCGGACATCATCGTCCTGCTGCACACCGACGGCACCGAGGCCGAGATCGAACAGGCGCTCCTCGACCTGCCCGGCGCGGACCAGCTCACAGCAGTACGCACCGGGCAGGTCATGGTCCAGCTGTTCAACTTCACCGAGCCGCCGACACCGCTCGTCCTCGATGGCCTCGAGCACATCGCCGCAAGGTTCAACGGGTCGTGA
- a CDS encoding tripartite tricarboxylate transporter permease has protein sequence MLHDLGAGFASFSDPTYLLLALAGVVLGTLVGVLPGIGPIGAMSILLGVTTQVGPTGSLILFAGIYFGSTYGGSTTSILLNIPGEASSVVTALDGNQMTKKGRSGPALTIAAVSSFVAGTLSIVGLMLFAPALSSVAVKLGPPEYMALCLAGLLLLAALSHGSTARALVMICLGLAVGTVGIDPVGGDLRFTMGSTTLAQGFSFTALVMGVFGVTEALTIVGGKRPAQAVKAPRLRELLPSRAEARRAGPAALRGSVIGFLLGLVPGPAAVLSTFASYVTEKRVSRHPERFGHGAVEGVAGPEAANNAAAGAAFIPLMVLGIPFAPTMALVLAALLLNGIVPGPTFVDDQPELFWTVIAAMYIGNLMLLVLNLPLVGLFTRLLSVPPHVMMPLIIGLCTIGVYADGNSTFDVVVMLAAGVFGFLLRSSGFSMAAFVLAVVLQPTLESSLRQTMAFSDGDPTYLLGRPVTMIILALVAAAVGGMARTSWVARRQARSLVS, from the coding sequence GTGCTTCACGATCTTGGCGCGGGTTTCGCCTCGTTCTCAGACCCCACCTACCTCTTGCTCGCTCTCGCAGGTGTTGTCCTCGGCACGCTCGTCGGCGTGCTGCCGGGCATCGGCCCGATCGGAGCGATGTCGATACTGCTCGGCGTCACCACACAGGTCGGTCCCACCGGTTCGCTCATCCTGTTCGCCGGCATCTACTTCGGGTCCACCTACGGCGGATCCACCACATCGATCCTCCTCAACATTCCCGGTGAGGCGTCCTCGGTCGTCACCGCGCTCGACGGCAACCAGATGACGAAGAAGGGCAGGTCGGGACCGGCTCTGACCATCGCCGCGGTGTCCTCGTTCGTCGCCGGCACGCTCTCCATCGTCGGTCTCATGCTCTTCGCGCCGGCGCTGAGCTCGGTCGCCGTCAAGCTCGGCCCGCCCGAGTACATGGCACTGTGTCTGGCTGGCCTGCTGCTCCTTGCGGCACTGTCGCACGGATCCACCGCTCGCGCTCTGGTGATGATCTGCCTCGGCCTCGCCGTCGGAACGGTCGGGATCGACCCGGTCGGGGGCGACCTGCGGTTCACCATGGGGTCGACCACCCTGGCCCAGGGCTTCAGCTTCACCGCGCTCGTCATGGGCGTGTTCGGTGTCACCGAGGCGCTGACCATCGTCGGCGGCAAGCGGCCGGCCCAGGCGGTGAAGGCGCCGAGACTGCGAGAGCTCCTCCCGAGCCGTGCCGAGGCTCGCCGGGCCGGGCCCGCGGCTCTGCGCGGCTCGGTGATCGGCTTCCTGCTCGGCCTCGTGCCGGGGCCCGCGGCCGTGCTCTCGACCTTCGCGTCCTACGTGACGGAGAAGCGTGTCTCCCGGCATCCGGAGCGATTCGGTCACGGGGCCGTCGAGGGCGTCGCCGGACCGGAGGCCGCCAACAACGCAGCCGCAGGAGCCGCGTTCATCCCGCTCATGGTGCTGGGCATCCCGTTCGCCCCGACCATGGCACTGGTGCTCGCCGCCCTGCTGCTCAACGGCATCGTTCCCGGCCCGACCTTCGTCGACGACCAGCCGGAGCTGTTCTGGACCGTCATCGCGGCGATGTACATCGGCAACCTGATGCTGCTGGTCCTGAACCTGCCGCTCGTCGGACTCTTCACGCGGCTGCTCTCGGTGCCTCCCCATGTGATGATGCCCTTGATCATCGGGCTGTGCACGATCGGTGTGTACGCAGATGGAAACTCCACCTTCGATGTCGTGGTGATGCTCGCCGCCGGCGTGTTCGGTTTCCTGCTGCGCTCGAGCGGCTTCAGCATGGCCGCATTCGTGCTGGCAGTCGTGCTGCAGCCGACTTTGGAGTCGTCCCTCCGACAGACGATGGCCTTCTCCGACGGGGATCCGACATATCTGCTCGGCCGACCGGTCACGATGATCATCCTCGCGCTCGTCGCGGCGGCGGTCGGCGGCATGGCCCGAACCTCCTGGGTCGCCCGCCGCCAGGCTCGCTCCCTCGTCTCGTAG
- a CDS encoding tripartite tricarboxylate transporter TctB family protein, with translation MTQPQRAVRHPDAQATTAAILLVVGVFYGFQAVREGIGTPSDTGSGFFPLIVAIVLVIASALLLVQEWRAWRGDPAVQAQSALDQAGDDEGGAPEGEPRTRWARVAGVLLASLAVPLFAEVVGFVVMLSAAVAVIAKIAGMRGWMRPCALGVVFGVVAWLVFVYWLFVPLPAGVLGLG, from the coding sequence ATGACGCAGCCTCAGCGGGCGGTGCGCCATCCGGATGCCCAAGCGACGACGGCCGCGATCCTGCTGGTCGTCGGAGTCTTCTACGGCTTCCAGGCCGTGCGTGAGGGCATCGGCACCCCGAGCGACACCGGGTCAGGATTCTTCCCGCTCATCGTTGCGATCGTCCTCGTGATCGCCTCTGCGCTCCTGCTCGTCCAGGAATGGCGCGCCTGGCGGGGCGATCCCGCCGTCCAGGCCCAGAGCGCTCTCGACCAGGCCGGGGACGACGAGGGCGGCGCACCCGAGGGCGAACCGAGGACGAGATGGGCCCGGGTCGCCGGCGTCTTGCTCGCCTCCCTCGCGGTGCCGCTGTTCGCCGAGGTCGTCGGGTTCGTCGTCATGCTGTCTGCAGCCGTTGCGGTGATCGCCAAGATCGCCGGAATGCGAGGCTGGATGAGGCCTTGCGCCCTCGGCGTGGTGTTCGGCGTCGTCGCTTGGCTCGTCTTCGTCTATTGGCTGTTCGTTCCGCTGCCAGCGGGCGTACTCGGACTCGGCTGA
- a CDS encoding tripartite tricarboxylate transporter substrate binding protein — protein MKTRSQSTSRWCVIAAVVVALVAASACAARSPDGDAYPRRPIQVVVPYPAGSGIDTTTRALADVINDSGDLGQDLQIVNRDGGGGTVGTTDVLNAKPDGYTIGVVPDGPLTLVPQTEKVAYDPTSATYINEILTSPILFVVPGDSKLKTLQDLVEAAKAEPGSVTIAEGPLNYKVPADQFEQQTDVDLKHVEFEGDQATTTALLGRNVDVGVMQLASALPQLKSGKIRALGVTSADPVDLVPDVPTFASQRIDIVWQAFNVVVAPGKLPDPIEKKLTETFAEAVASDEFAEAAEKLGLIVSGATPQETDEHLTDKTKTAAGILGGGE, from the coding sequence ATGAAGACACGTTCTCAGTCCACGAGCCGCTGGTGTGTCATTGCCGCCGTGGTGGTCGCTCTCGTTGCCGCGAGCGCCTGTGCTGCTCGGTCGCCGGACGGTGACGCCTATCCGCGCCGGCCGATCCAGGTGGTCGTGCCTTACCCGGCGGGCAGCGGCATCGATACCACCACCAGGGCGCTTGCCGATGTCATCAACGACAGCGGTGACCTCGGGCAAGACCTCCAGATCGTCAACCGCGACGGCGGAGGCGGCACAGTCGGCACCACCGACGTCCTCAACGCCAAGCCCGACGGCTACACGATCGGTGTCGTGCCCGACGGGCCGCTCACACTGGTCCCGCAGACCGAGAAGGTGGCCTACGACCCGACCTCAGCGACGTACATCAACGAGATCCTCACCTCGCCGATCCTGTTCGTGGTGCCGGGGGACTCGAAGCTCAAGACGCTGCAGGACCTCGTCGAGGCCGCCAAGGCCGAGCCGGGATCGGTCACGATCGCCGAGGGGCCCCTCAACTACAAGGTGCCGGCCGATCAGTTCGAGCAGCAGACCGATGTCGACCTCAAGCACGTCGAGTTCGAGGGCGACCAGGCGACGACGACCGCACTCCTCGGACGCAACGTGGATGTCGGTGTGATGCAGCTGGCGAGCGCCCTGCCGCAGCTGAAGTCGGGCAAGATCCGCGCGCTGGGGGTCACCTCTGCCGATCCGGTCGACCTGGTACCGGACGTACCCACCTTCGCGAGTCAGCGCATCGACATCGTGTGGCAGGCGTTCAACGTCGTCGTCGCCCCCGGAAAGCTCCCTGACCCGATCGAGAAGAAGCTCACCGAGACCTTCGCCGAAGCCGTTGCCAGCGACGAGTTCGCCGAGGCGGCCGAGAAGCTCGGCCTCATCGTCAGCGGGGCGACCCCGCAGGAGACCGACGAGCACCTGACGGACAAGACCAAAACAGCGGCGGGCATCCTCGGGGGCGGCGAATGA